The sequence GACAATGCCATTAATCAAAAAGTGATGCAAAAAATGGTAGAAAACCTGGGTTATAAAATAGATATTGTTGAAGATGGTGTGGAAGTGATTTCTGCAATTAAGAATAAAGATTATGACCTGATTTTTATGGATATGCAAATGCCGCAAAAAGACGGAGTTCAAACTTCAATGGAAATTCGTCAGCTGAAATTGGAAAATGAGCCACTGATAATAGCCCTAACAGCTAATGTAATGCCTGAAGACAAACAAAAATGCCTGGATGCAGGTATGAATGATTTTCTTGCAAAACCTGTAAGCCGGGTAAATCTGCAGGATATATTTAAAAAGTATTTTGGAAGATGACCAACTTCAGCATTCTTTGTCAATATCTAATCTGGACAAGCCAGAACCAAAGAGGCAATGTCAACCATAACCCCTCAGTAGCCAATGTAGCCACAAGGCATGCCTTGTGGCTACATTGGCTTCCTCAACAGACCTGAATAAATTTGGTAAACCCTGACAATGAAAATTACCATTTTGGTTTTCTCCATTTCATGATAAGTTATTGATTTTCATTCGTCAAATTATGCAATTGCATAATGCGGGATAAAATAATTTCCTTCTGAACGACCAATGTTTACAAGGCTTTTCATGGGCATGAAAAATATTCTGCCAAAAAATGATTGAAGTTGAACCCTAGGGTACTAATCCTCCGACAAGTCTGGGCTTATTTGCCTGTTGATACTTCTTTCCAAGGAAATAAATGTCTCAGTGCGATCAATCCCACTGAGCTCCTGTAGTTTATCGTGCAATACTGCTTTTAAGTGATTGGTATCACGACACAGTATTTTTACAAACATGCTGTAGTTGCCGGTCGTATAATGGCAGCTCACCACTTCGGGAATTTCTTTCATTCCTTTGAGCACTTCTTGGTAAAGCGAACTCTTTTTGAGGTAAACACCGATAAATGCAGTAATGTCAAATCCGAGTTTTTCTGGGTCAACAATTAATTGATTGCCACTAATCACCCCTGAATTTGTCATTTTTTTAAGCCTTACATGGACAGTTCCACTTGAAACGTGTATTTTTTTCGCAATTTCCGAATAAGGCATAAGCCCATTTTGCATCAGTAAATGTAAAATTTGCCGGTCAACATTATCAATTGTATAATTTTTCCCCATTTTGAAAGTGCAGTTTTTGATAAAATTTAAAGTTAAGCTAAAAAACTAAACAAAAACGAAATTTTTTATGAATTTAATAAATTAGTTTCAATAATACACGCTATTTACTACATTTGTGTTTAATAATTGTTGGGTGATGAAACAGGCAGCCATGCCCTTCGGTCTCAGGGGTGAGGATTACGGGATAAACATCGGTTTACCGAAGCTAACCGCCTCATGAAGGTTCGAACCCTTCCCCAACAGCGATATTTTGGTTCATTTTTCCCTGGGCTTCGAGGTTAACGCTTCGGAGCCCTTTTTTTATCATGAAGAGTGGGGAAGGAGCGGTTTTGGAGTTGGTTTTAACCCGAAATATGCATTAGGAAATCTATTGCAGCATGAAATCACTTCAAAATCAGACACTTCGTTGCTGTTTTCAATTTCACCATAGCGATGCTATGCTAAAATTTCCAAACAGCCTGATTTTATTGTGCTTTCAAGCTTCCTGCCCGTACCGAAATGGTACGTTCGGGCGGGCATGACAAAGTCCCAAAGCATAATTCGGGTTTAAAATTATCTGGCATTCTGAGCAATAAATAATTTCCGAACTCAGGTTATAATATAAGAAGCTGGAATTTCGAGCGATGGCGAAATTGCCGTATTACAAGCATTCCACAAAACATTCTTGTTTTTAGCGGATAGCAGCTTAACTTTGAAGCTCTAAAATTTACCCCAAAAGAAAAAGCATGGAATACCAAAGTGCCGCTTTAGAGCAATTCAGTAAAGATTATTGGTCAAAAAACAATACCTACCGAGTAGAAAACAATACGGAAAAACCCAAGTATTACGTACTCGATATGTTTCCCTATCCTTCGGGTTCCGGGCTGCACGTGGGGCATCCGCTGGGCTATATCGCCTCTGATATTTATGCGCGATACAAAAGGCAAAGTGGCTTTAATGTATTGCACCCGATGGGCTACGATGCTTTTGGTTTGCCTGCTGAACAATATGCCATTCAAACGGGTCAGCACCCGGCCAAGACAACGGAAGACAATATAGCGAGGTACAAAAAGCAGTTGGATTCCATTGGCTTTAGCTTTGATTGGGACAGAATGGTGAAAACCAGCGACCCCGAGTATTACAAATGGACACAGTGGATTTTTATTCAATTGTTTAATTCGTGGTATGCAAAAGACGAAAACAAGGCACAGCCCATAGAAAAATTGAAACAGATTTTTGAATCGGAAGGAAACAAAGGGCTGAATGCGGCCACTGCCTGCGAGCAAACTTTTGGGGCAGATGAATGGAACAATTACAGCGAAAAACAACAGGCCGATATTTTAATGCAATACCGTTTGGCATTTCAGGCGGAGGCCATGGTCAATTGGTGCCCGGCACTGGGAACGGTACTGGCGAATGACGAAGTAGTGAATGGTGTTTCCGAGCGGGGTGGACATCCGGTAATGCGCAAATCCATGCGACAGTGGTTTTTGAGGATTACTGCCTATACCGAGCGATTGCTGAATGGGCTGGATCAACTCGATTGGCCGGAAAGCCTGAAAGAGCAACAACGCAATTGGATCGGCCGCAGTGAAGGTGCACAGGCATTTTTTCATTTGGCAAATTCCAATGAAAAAATCGAGGTTTTCACTACTCGCCCCGATACCATTTTCGGGGTAACTTTTATGGTGCTGGCGCCCGAACATCCTTTGGTAAAGGAAATCACAAGGCCCGATCAGCAAAAGGAAGTGGGCGAATATTTGGAATACGTATCTTCCCGTTCAGATTTGGAACGCCAATCGGAAGTGAAAAAAGTAACCGGGGCTTTTACCGGGGCTTATGCGGTGCATCCCTTTACCGATGAAAAAATCCCGGTGTGGATTGGCGAATACGTTTTGATGGGCTACGGCACCGGAGCCATAATGGCCGTGCCTTCCGATGATGACAGAGACAAAGCTTTTGCCGAGAAATTTGGAATAGAGATCATTCCTGTGGTCGATAAATCTGAATATCCCGATGCGAGCAGTGCGGATAAAGTGGGCAAAATTATCCATTCTGATTTTTTGAACGGAATGGAAGTTCCCGCTGCCATTGACAAAGCCATTTCTGTTTTAGAGGAAAAAGCTTTGGGAGAAAGAAAAATAAATTACCGCCTGAAAGATGCCAATTTCAGCCGCCAACGCTATTGGGGCGAACCTTTTCCGGTGTATTATGAAAATGGCATTGCCAAAACCCTGCCCGAATCGGAATTGCCTTTGGAATTGCCCAAAATTGAAAACTACAAACCCACCGAAACGGGCGAACCGCCTTTGGGTCGGGCCAAAGATTGGACTTATGAAGGCCATCCGTTGGATTTGAACACCATGCCCGGTTATGCAGGTTCGAGCTGGTATTTTTTGCGCTATATGAATCCTGATTTTACAGAAGGCCCTGTAGATCCTAAAGCAGAGCAATATTGGAAACAAGTGGATTTTTATATTGGCGGGGCAGAACATGCCGTAGGCCATTTGATGTATGCCCGTTTTTGGCAAATGTTTTTGTATGATATTGGCAAAGTCAGCATACAGGAGCCTTTTAAGAAACTGATCAATCAAGGGATGATTCAGGGGATGAGTGCTTTAATTAGGTCTATTAATACTGTATCAGGAGTTACTAGAGCAGGAAAAGATGTTGATTTGGTTTTAGCTTTTTCTCATGATGAGTTTAATGAAAATAAGAAGCCTGATATTGACAATGTGAAAAAATGGATTGAAAGTAAAGGCTATGAAGTTGTTAACCTTTCATCTTCAGTGAAAATTGGCGATTATCCATTTGAGAGTATCTCTAGGGTTAGAGTTGATATTTGTTATCTTAATTCAGATAGCTCTATTAATGATTTAGTATCATTTGAAGAATATTTGACTAAACTTCAAGGAAAAAAAGTAATCTGTATACCAAATTCAGAAGGCAAATTTATTTGTGAAAGAGAAGTAGAAAAAATGTCCAAGTCTAAGTTCAATGTGGTGAACCCGGACGATATCATTGAGCAATACGGAGCGGATGTGTTTCGCATGTACGAAATGTTTTTGGGGCCCATAGATGTACACAAACCCTGGAATACACAGGGCATAGATGGCGTGGCGAAGTTTATGCGCAAATTCTGGCGATTGATTTTTCAAGATGAAAAATTAATCCTTTCGGACGGGGAGGCTTCCGAGGAATCATTAAAAACACTGCACAAAACCATTAAGAAAGTGCGGGAAGATGTGGAGCGCTTGTCCTTCAATACTTGCGTGAGTGCCTTTATGGTTTGTGTGAACGAACTCAACGATCAAAACTGCCACAAGCGGGAAATATTGAAAACCCTAAGCCAACTGATAGCACCTTTTGCACCGCATACATCGGAATATTTGTGGCAGGAAGTTTTTGCGGAAAGCGGCTCGGTAACGGATGCGCCTTTTTCTGATTTTGAGGAAAAATACCTGAAAGAGGACAGCTACGCATATCCCATTAATATTGGCAAAAAGGTAAGGGCCAAAGTGGAATTGCCACTGGATATGGGCAAGGAGGCAGCCGAAAAAATTGTGCTCGAAAATCCGGATGTGCAAAAATGGACGGAAGGCAAAGAGATCAAGCGATTCGTATTTGTCCCCGGCAGGATTGTGAATATTGTGGTTGGATAGAACACACCTGCCTACGGTAAAGGCAGGGATAAGGCTGATTGTGCAGATAATCGCTGATTTTTTTTCAGACTTTGTAATACAAAACAAACTATTTTTCATTTTTCTTAATTTTAAGGAAAATTCAATGTTTTGCCAGATAAAGAATTTATTAAATTTCTTGAGGAGGCTGGGAACGAATGTCTTAGAATAAAGATTAAGACAGAGAATGTAGAAATCAATGATATTGTTGTTCAATATGAATCAATCCTTCATAAAACAAAATGAAAACTAAAGACATCAACCGCAATATTTCTTTAACATTTGATTTTATAAGGGAAGTTGTAAAAGACCCTTCTCAAATTCACAGTATTCCTGATAATTCTACTATAGAGTTCATCGAAAAAGGCTTTCCTATTCCTGAAACCAACAAGAAAACCCAACCCGATAAATATTTCAGGGTAGAGCACCGCTTTAAAAACATTTCAGACAAAAAATTATCGGCTTAATTCAAAGAAACCAGATTATGAGTGTATTGTCATATAATAAAAATATTCCTGAAAAATTTATAATTTCCAATAAGGAAATACAGAATGGTCAGCCTGTCTTTAAAGGCACAAGAGTACCTGTGCAAACATTATTTTGGCATTTGGAAAAAGGTATAAGTATTGCTGATTTTTTAAAAGACTATCCAAGTGTAAAAAAAGCTCAGGTTTTAGGTGTATTGAAAATGGCCAATAAAATTTTCAGTTCTGAAAAATTGAACAATATTTATGAAAATATTGATTGATGAAAACTTGCCAAAAAGATTAAAAACAGATTTTCATGACCATGAAATCTATACAGTAAGTGATAAAAAGTGGAATGGAAAAAAGAACGGGGAACTACTTCAGCTAATGATAAAAGAAGGATTTGATGTGCTGCTTACTTTTAATAAAAATCTTCAATACCAGCAAAATTTCATTAAATATCCAATATCTGTCATCCTGATTGATGCCAGCGACAATACTTATTTTACCTTGAAAGCCTTTACTCCCAAAATTTTGAACCTTATCAAAAAAGGATTAAAAAATGGTGCTAATATTGTTAAGTAATCTGAATAAATGAAATTTTCTAATGCATCTCCCAGATTGAAGCCTACTCTATTATAACAATCAATGTCATCTGCGTTCTATTAAACCCGCATTATGCAATTGAAAAGTAATTACATAATTTGACGAATGAAAATCAATATCTTATCATGAAATGGAGAATACCAAAATGGTGATTTTCATTGTCAGGGTAAAATAAAAAGTAAACTATGCGAATTTTATACCTGTTTTCACTCTCTTTTTGTTTGAATTTTCTGATTCATCCACAACTGCAAGCCCAATCTACCCAAGAATACAGCAGCGATTACGACCTGAAATGGAAGAAATATAAATCGAAGGAATTTAGCTTTAAATGTAAATTGCCCCTTGAACACCAGGTGAAAATCACGGAAGATATATTTGGTAAAGAACTGCAGCTTTCCAGCGAACACAATTTTCTTTCCTTTTTTATTTATGCGCGAAAACACAAAAATGACTTATCAGAAGAAGATCCCGAAGATATGAGTATTGATGCCACCTATAATTTTTCGAATGCCATGGAAGGTGAACTGGTCTATATGCGGGGTACTGAACATTCTGGTGTGGTTGGCCATGAATCACGCATGAAATTGGAAAATGATATGCAGGCGCGCTATGCTGTTTTTTTTAAAGATCAGATGCAATACCAATTGGTAATGGTTTTTCTGAGTGATGAATCTGAGAAATATTTTCACAAAATGCTGAAGAAACTGAAATTTAAGTAATTGAGAAGCATTCTGCTCAAAAAAGATACCTTTAGAACATATTTAAAGCTGCGTAAATTATTCCTGTAGAGTGGATTGAATCCTTATATTTGCGCATAATTTTACAAAAACCAGCTAAAATCGAAAAACATGTCAGCAGATCGCATTAGACAATTATTGGGGAAAGAGGCTGATACTCTTCTAAATCACGAATGTAAGACCATAGATAAATCCTTACTACACTTGCCAGGTCCAGACTTTGTAGATCAAAGCTTTGCATTGAGCAATCGCAATACACAGGTGCTGAGAAATATGCAGGAGATATATAACCACGGTCGTCTGGCAAAAACCGGTTATGTCTCTATATTACCTGTTGACCAGGGAATAGAACATTCAGCAGGTGCTTCATTTGCGCCCAATCCAATTTATTTCGATCCTGAAAATATTGTAAAACTTGCCATTGAAGGAGGTTGTAATGCCGTAGCTTCTACATTTGGGGTTTTAGCAGCTAATTCAAGAAAATATGCCCATAAAATCCCTTTTATTGTAAAGCTCAATCACAATGAATTGCTGACTTATCCCAATACTTTTGATCAGATTTCATTTGGCAGTGTTAGGGAAGCATGGAATCTTGGAGCAGCAGCAGTTGGTGCTACTATTTATTTTGGTTCTGAAGAATCCAATCGCCAAATACAGGAAGTCGCACAGGCTTTTGAATACGCACATGAACTCGGCATGGTGACCATACTTTGGTGTTACCTGCGCAACAGTGACTTCAAAAAAGATGGAAAAGACTACCATGTGGCTACCGATATTACCGGACAAGCCAATCATATTGGTGTAACCATTCAGGCAGATATAATCAAGCAAAAAATGCCTGAAAACAATGGTGGATATAAAGCTGTCGGTTTTGGAAAAACACACGATAAAGTTTATTCAGAACTCAGTTCTGATCATCCGATTGATTTGTGTCGCTACCAGGTGACCAATTGTTATATGGGGCGCAATGGTTTAATCAATTCTGGTGGTGCTTCAGGAGGTGCTTCCGATCTGAAAGATGCTGTAACTACAGCAGTAATCAACAAGAGGGCAGGAGGAATGGGATTGATTTCAGGAAGGAAGGCTTTTCAACGCCCAATGAAAGAAGGTGTGGAGCTGCTCAATGCCATACAGGACGTGTACCTGGAAAAGAAAATCACAATAGCATAAAACCAGCAAGCTTGGCTTGTTGATAATTAATTGGTTAAATCTAAAGAAGAATAGCTTATCTTAATATTTCAGCTTTGAATGGTGCGGATATAAATTTGTTCGAACAAGCTGATGAACAATATTTTTAACAAAGTTTGAACTATAAATAACAGCTGTTTTAAAAATTGCGGTTTATTTTTTTGAAATTAGCCCCATAAAGTAGCGGGAAAAATATGAGCTGGTTTAAACGAATTAAAGAAGGGATTACTACATCTACACGAGAGAAAAAGGAAGCTCCCGATGGATTGTGGTATCAATGTCCAGGA is a genomic window of Chitinophagales bacterium containing:
- a CDS encoding Lrp/AsnC ligand binding domain-containing protein; amino-acid sequence: MGKNYTIDNVDRQILHLLMQNGLMPYSEIAKKIHVSSGTVHVRLKKMTNSGVISGNQLIVDPEKLGFDITAFIGVYLKKSSLYQEVLKGMKEIPEVVSCHYTTGNYSMFVKILCRDTNHLKAVLHDKLQELSGIDRTETFISLERSINRQISPDLSED
- a CDS encoding class I tRNA ligase family protein — translated: MEYQSAALEQFSKDYWSKNNTYRVENNTEKPKYYVLDMFPYPSGSGLHVGHPLGYIASDIYARYKRQSGFNVLHPMGYDAFGLPAEQYAIQTGQHPAKTTEDNIARYKKQLDSIGFSFDWDRMVKTSDPEYYKWTQWIFIQLFNSWYAKDENKAQPIEKLKQIFESEGNKGLNAATACEQTFGADEWNNYSEKQQADILMQYRLAFQAEAMVNWCPALGTVLANDEVVNGVSERGGHPVMRKSMRQWFLRITAYTERLLNGLDQLDWPESLKEQQRNWIGRSEGAQAFFHLANSNEKIEVFTTRPDTIFGVTFMVLAPEHPLVKEITRPDQQKEVGEYLEYVSSRSDLERQSEVKKVTGAFTGAYAVHPFTDEKIPVWIGEYVLMGYGTGAIMAVPSDDDRDKAFAEKFGIEIIPVVDKSEYPDASSADKVGKIIHSDFLNGMEVPAAIDKAISVLEEKALGERKINYRLKDANFSRQRYWGEPFPVYYENGIAKTLPESELPLELPKIENYKPTETGEPPLGRAKDWTYEGHPLDLNTMPGYAGSSWYFLRYMNPDFTEGPVDPKAEQYWKQVDFYIGGAEHAVGHLMYARFWQMFLYDIGKVSIQEPFKKLINQGMIQGMSALIRSINTVSGVTRAGKDVDLVLAFSHDEFNENKKPDIDNVKKWIESKGYEVVNLSSSVKIGDYPFESISRVRVDICYLNSDSSINDLVSFEEYLTKLQGKKVICIPNSEGKFICEREVEKMSKSKFNVVNPDDIIEQYGADVFRMYEMFLGPIDVHKPWNTQGIDGVAKFMRKFWRLIFQDEKLILSDGEASEESLKTLHKTIKKVREDVERLSFNTCVSAFMVCVNELNDQNCHKREILKTLSQLIAPFAPHTSEYLWQEVFAESGSVTDAPFSDFEEKYLKEDSYAYPINIGKKVRAKVELPLDMGKEAAEKIVLENPDVQKWTEGKEIKRFVFVPGRIVNIVVG
- a CDS encoding DUF433 domain-containing protein — translated: MSVLSYNKNIPEKFIISNKEIQNGQPVFKGTRVPVQTLFWHLEKGISIADFLKDYPSVKKAQVLGVLKMANKIFSSEKLNNIYENID
- a CDS encoding DUF5615 family PIN-like protein codes for the protein MKILIDENLPKRLKTDFHDHEIYTVSDKKWNGKKNGELLQLMIKEGFDVLLTFNKNLQYQQNFIKYPISVILIDASDNTYFTLKAFTPKILNLIKKGLKNGANIVK
- a CDS encoding class I fructose-bisphosphate aldolase, which encodes MSADRIRQLLGKEADTLLNHECKTIDKSLLHLPGPDFVDQSFALSNRNTQVLRNMQEIYNHGRLAKTGYVSILPVDQGIEHSAGASFAPNPIYFDPENIVKLAIEGGCNAVASTFGVLAANSRKYAHKIPFIVKLNHNELLTYPNTFDQISFGSVREAWNLGAAAVGATIYFGSEESNRQIQEVAQAFEYAHELGMVTILWCYLRNSDFKKDGKDYHVATDITGQANHIGVTIQADIIKQKMPENNGGYKAVGFGKTHDKVYSELSSDHPIDLCRYQVTNCYMGRNGLINSGGASGGASDLKDAVTTAVINKRAGGMGLISGRKAFQRPMKEGVELLNAIQDVYLEKKITIA